A stretch of Lathyrus oleraceus cultivar Zhongwan6 chromosome 6, CAAS_Psat_ZW6_1.0, whole genome shotgun sequence DNA encodes these proteins:
- the LOC127093141 gene encoding glycerol-3-phosphate dehydrogenase SDP6, mitochondrial isoform X2, which produces MTRMRKLTATAGAVIATAYGGTLILHSPSISANDFGGGSHRDALRKKLHAPGVVVPSRESQQSALMAASKANPLDVLVIGGGATGAGAALDAVTRGLNVGLVEREDFASGTSSRSTKLLHGGVRYLEKAVFNLDYGQYKLVLHALDERKQVIENAPHLCHALPCMTPCFSLFEVVYYWAGLKMYDLVAGRQLLHLSRYYSTKESVELFPTLAKEGKDRTLKGTVVYYDGQMNDSRLNVGLACTAALAGAAVLNHAEVVSLLKDDAGKRIIGARVRDNLTGKEFDTYAKVIVNASGPFCDALRKMADKNAQEMIAPSSGVHIILPDYYSPEGMGLIVPKTKDGRVVFMLPWMGRTIAGTTDSNTSITYLPEPHEDEIQFILDAISDYLNIKVRRTDVLSAWSGIRPLAVDPTAKSTESISRDHVVCEDYPGLVTITGGKWTTYRSMAEDAVNAAIKSGKLTPANGCVTNKLCIVGGEGWELSSFTVLAQQYTRMKSTHGGKVVPGIMDSAAAKHLSHAYGTLAERVAAIAQNENLGKRLAHGYPYLEAEVAYCARNEYCESAIDFIARRTRLAFLETDAAKRALPRVIEILANEHKWDDSRQKKELQKATDFLKTFKSSKNAQFHDGKHN; this is translated from the exons ATGACTAGAATGAGAAAACTCACCGCCACTGCTGGTGCGGTTATCGCCACCGCGTACGGTGGCACGCTGATCCTTCACAGTCCTTCAATCTCCGCCAACGATTTCGGAGGAGGTTCACATCGCGACGCTCTTCGGAAGAAGCTGCACGCTCCGGGCGTTGTTGTTCCGTCGAGGGAGTCGCAGCAGTCGGCGTTGATGGCTGCTAGCAAGGCGAATCCACTTGACGTTCTGGTCATCGGTGGTGGTGCCACTGGTGCCGGTGCCGCACTTGATGCCGTGACTCGTGGACTCAATGTTGGGCTCGTGGAACGGGAGGATTTCGCTTCCGGAACTTCGTCGCGATCCACCAAGCTTCTTCATGGAG GAGTTCGATACTTGGAGAAAGCCGTCTTTAATCTTGACTATGGACAATACAAGTTAGTACTTCATGCACTTGATGAGCGTAAACAGGTTATTGAAAATGCACCACACCTATGCCATGCATTGCCGTGCATGACACCGTGTTTTAGCTTGTTTGAAGTAGTGTACTACTGGGCGGGCTTGAAAATGTATGATTTGGTCGCAGGAAGACAACTGCTGCACTTGTCAAGATATTATTCCACAAAAGAGTCTGTTGAGCTCTTTCCCACTCTAGCAAAGGAGGGAAAAGATAGAACCCTAAAGGGAACTGTTGTTTATTATGATGGGCAGATGAATGATTCACGGCTTAATGTTGGACTGGCTTGCACTGCTGCTTTAGCTGGTGCGGCAGTGTTGAACCACGCGGAAGTGGTTTCCTTACTGAAGGATGATGCTGGAAAACGAATAATTGGTGCACGAGTTCGAGACAATTTAACTG GCAAGGAGTTTGATACATATGCAAAAGTGATTGTGAATGCAAGTGGCCCATTTTGTGATGCTTTAAGGAAAATGGCCGACAAAAATGCACAAGAAATGATTGCTCCTAGCAGTGGTGTTCATATTATACTCCCTGATTATTATTCTCCTGAGGGAATGGGCTTAATTGTTCCTAAAACTAAAGATGGACGTGTTGTTTTCATGCTCCCTTGGATGGGACGAACCATCGCTGGTACTACAGATTCTAATACTAGCATTACATATCTTCCAGAACCGCATGAAGATGAAATACAATTTATATTGGATGCGATATCTGATTACCTTAACATTAAG GTTCGGCGCACTGATGTTCTTTCTGCTTGGAGTGGCATTCGCCCATTAGCAGTGGATCCAACAGCAAAGAGTACTGAGAGTATCTCAAGGGATCATGTTGTCTGTGAAGATTACCCTGGCTTGGTCACAATCACTGGTGGGAAGTGGACTACCTATCGCAG TATGGCAGAAGATGCTGTTAATGCAGCTATAAAGTCTGGAAAGCTGACTCCTGCCAATGGATGTGTGACCAACAAGCTTTGCATAGTTGGTGGTGAAGGGTGGGAGCTTTCTTCTTTTACAGTTCTTGCTCAACAGTATACGCGCATGAAAAGTACACATGGTGGTAAAGTTGTTCCCGGGATAATGGACTCTGCTGCTGCAAAGCATTTGTCTCATGCATATGGAACATTGGCAGAGCGAGTGGCTGCCATTGCTCAG AATGAAAATTTGGGCAAGCGACTTGCCCACGGTTACCCGTATCTCGAGGCAGAGGTAGCCTACTGTGCTCGTAATGAATATTGTGAATCTGCTATTGATTTCATTGCAAGGAGAACTCGTCTTGCTTTTCTTGAAACCGATGCAGCAAAAAGGGCATTGCCTCGTGTGATTGAAATATTGGCAAATGAGCACAAATGGGACGATTCAAGGCAGAAGAAAGAGTTGCAGAAGGCTACAGATTTTTTGAAGACTTTTAAATCCTCAAAAAATGCACAGTTTCATGATGGGAAGCACAATTAG
- the LOC127093141 gene encoding glycerol-3-phosphate dehydrogenase SDP6, mitochondrial isoform X1 gives MTRMRKLTATAGAVIATAYGGTLILHSPSISANDFGGGSHRDALRKKLHAPGVVVPSRESQQSALMAASKANPLDVLVIGGGATGAGAALDAVTRGLNVGLVEREDFASGTSSRSTKLLHGGVRYLEKAVFNLDYGQYKLVLHALDERKQVIENAPHLCHALPCMTPCFSLFEVVYYWAGLKMYDLVAGRQLLHLSRYYSTKESVELFPTLAKEGKDRTLKGTVVYYDGQMNDSRLNVGLACTAALAGAAVLNHAEVVSLLKDDAGKRIIGARVRDNLTGKEFDTYAKVIVNASGPFCDALRKMADKNAQEMIAPSSGVHIILPDYYSPEGMGLIVPKTKDGRVVFMLPWMGRTIAGTTDSNTSITYLPEPHEDEIQFILDAISDYLNIKVRRTDVLSAWSGIRPLAVDPTAKSTESISRDHVVCEDYPGLVTITGGKWTTYRSMAEDAVNAAIKSGKLTPANGCVTNKLCIVGGEGWELSSFTVLAQQYTRMKSTHGGKVVPGIMDSAAAKHLSHAYGTLAERVAAIAQNENLGKRLAHGYPYLEAEVAYCARNEYCESAIDFIARRTRLAFLETDAAKRALPRVIEILANEHKWDDSRQKKELQKATDFLKTFKSSKNAQFHDGKHN, from the exons ATGACTAGAATGAGAAAACTCACCGCCACTGCTGGTGCGGTTATCGCCACCGCGTACGGTGGCACGCTGATCCTTCACAGTCCTTCAATCTCCGCCAACGATTTCGGAGGAGGTTCACATCGCGACGCTCTTCGGAAGAAGCTGCACGCTCCGGGCGTTGTTGTTCCGTCGAGGGAGTCGCAGCAGTCGGCGTTGATGGCTGCTAGCAAGGCGAATCCACTTGACGTTCTGGTCATCGGTGGTGGTGCCACTGGTGCCGGTGCCGCACTTGATGCCGTGACTCGTGGACTCAATGTTGGGCTCGTGGAACGGGAGGATTTCGCTTCCGGAACTTCGTCGCGATCCACCAAGCTTCTTCATGGAG GAGTTCGATACTTGGAGAAAGCCGTCTTTAATCTTGACTATGGACAATACAAGTTAGTACTTCATGCACTTGATGAGCGTAAACAGGTTATTGAAAATGCACCACACCTATGCCATGCATTGCCGTGCATGACACCGTGTTTTAGCTTGTTTGAAGTAGTGTACTACTGGGCGGGCTTGAAAATGTATGATTTGGTCGCAGGAAGACAACTGCTGCACTTGTCAAGATATTATTCCACAAAAGAGTCTGTTGAGCTCTTTCCCACTCTAGCAAAGGAGGGAAAAGATAGAACCCTAAAGGGAACTGTTGTTTATTATGATGGGCAGATGAATGATTCACGGCTTAATGTTGGACTGGCTTGCACTGCTGCTTTAGCTGGTGCGGCAGTGTTGAACCACGCGGAAGTGGTTTCCTTACTGAAGGATGATGCTGGAAAACGAATAATTGGTGCACGAGTTCGAGACAATTTAACTG GCAAGGAGTTTGATACATATGCAAAAGTGATTGTGAATGCAAGTGGCCCATTTTGTGATGCTTTAAGGAAAATGGCCGACAAAAATGCACAAGAAATGATTGCTCCTAGCAGTGGTGTTCATATTATACTCCCTGATTATTATTCTCCTGAGGGAATGGGCTTAATTGTTCCTAAAACTAAAGATGGACGTGTTGTTTTCATGCTCCCTTGGATGGGACGAACCATCGCTGGTACTACAGATTCTAATACTAGCATTACATATCTTCCAGAACCGCATGAAGATGAAATACAATTTATATTGGATGCGATATCTGATTACCTTAACATTAAG GTTCGGCGCACTGATGTTCTTTCTGCTTGGAGTGGCATTCGCCCATTAGCAGTGGATCCAACAGCAAAGAGTACTGAGAGTATCTCAAGGGATCATGTTGTCTGTGAAGATTACCCTGGCTTGGTCACAATCACTGGTGGGAAGTGGACTACCTATCGCAG TATGGCAGAAGATGCTGTTAATGCAGCTATAAAGTCTGGAAAGCTGACTCCTGCCAATGGATGTGTGACCAACAAGCTTTGCATAGTTGGTGGTGAAGGGTGGGAGCTTTCTTCTTTTACAGTTCTTGCTCAACAGTATACGCGCATGAAAAGTACACATGGTGGTAAAGTTGTTCCCGGGATAATGGACTCTGCTGCTGCAAAGCATTTGTCTCATGCATATGGAACATTGGCAGAGCGAGTGGCTGCCATTGCTCAG AATGAAAATTTGGGCAAGCGACTTGCCCACGGTTACCCGTATCTCGAGGCAGAGGTAGCCTACTGTGCTCGTAATGAATATTGTGAATCTGCTATTGATTTCATTGCAAGGAGAACTCGTCTTGCTTTTCTTGAAACCGATGCAGCAAAAAGGGCATTGCCTCGTGTGATTGAAATATTGGCAAATGAGCACAAATGGGACGATTCAAGGCAGAAGAAAGAGTTGCAGAAGGCTACAGATTTTTTGAAGACTTTTAAATCCTCAAAAAATGCACAGTTTCATGATGGGAAGCACAATTA G
- the LOC127092142 gene encoding uncharacterized protein LOC127092142, giving the protein MHEFSTVDGFMEISECMADMIKHVANEPSMGLYFIQQHAQNAVPNVVKADKNVVEKVHETALHTEDLEDSITAVRSMKECGFSIVDEMIGDINKSLEIMKTKKPKKGLIHSSTSTPRSQTERTKFWGNSSFSAREGDDKKSNYFSNALKTAKEKVSNLKWQQTDDKGPIYSKEEKSQDPDLPLSITSDGITSSLQAAEPDELPVSSQVEDESQHLHSDDSEISIKLLSLSERFDDFKANKEAKLEEWLEGTSNYDDYCDTDDEKRVKKLVENGEKIKDGDSGF; this is encoded by the exons ATGCACGAATTCTCTACCGTCGATGGTTTTATGGAGATAAGTGAATGCATGGCGGATATGATCAAGCATGTCGCTAATGAACCATCCATGGGGCTTTACTTTATCCAACAACATGCTCAAAATGCAGTGCCGAATGTTGTCAAAGCTGACAAAAACGTTGTTGAAAAGGTTCACGAAACCGCTTTGCACACTGAAGACTTGGAGGACTCTATTACGGCGGTTCGATCAATGAAAGAGTGTGGATTTTCCATAGTTGATGAAATGATAGGAGACATAAACAAATCTCTTGAAATCATGAaaaccaaaaaaccaaaaaaagGGTTAATCCATTCATCCACCTCAACCCCAAGGTCTCAGACAGAAAGAACTAAATTTTGGGGTAATAGTTCATTTTCCGCTCGGGAAGGTGATGATAAAAAGAGTAACTATTTTTCGAATGCTTTAAAGACGGCGAAAGAGAAGGTTAGCAATCTCAAGTGGCAACAGACTGACGATAAAGGACCAATATATTCCAAGGAAGAGAAGTCGCAAGATCCTGATTTGCCGTTATCGATCACATCAGACGGTATAACTTCATCTTTACAGGCTGCTGAACCTGATGAATTGCCTGTATCGAGCCAGGTTGAAGATGAGTCTCAACACTTGCATTCGGATGACAGCGAGATTAGCATTAAGTTGCTGTCATTATCAGAAAGGTTTGACGACTTTAAAGCTAATAAAGAAGCGAAACTAGAAGAGTGGCTTGAAGGAACCAGCAACTATGATGATTATTGCGATACCGATGACGAAAAAAGAG TTAAGAAGCTTGTTGAGAATGGCGAGAAGATAAAAGATGGAGACAGTGGCTTCTAA